DNA from Candidatus Cloacimonas acidaminovorans str. Evry:
CCTGAATTGTTTCGTCGTATTTCGCAAGAATCTGAAATTGTTCCTTAGCGCATAAAAAATTGATTTCTTCATTGGTAATGGCATAACAGCCGAAGGCAAGTAGAATAAAGATAAACAAATTGATATATTTCATTTTTGTTCCTGCAGTTGTTCAATTAAGCTCTGGATATCTTCAGAGCTAAAATTATATTCCTTATTGCAATAGAGGCAAACGGGTTTGATGCCTTCCTTTAGTGATTGCAGTTCCTCTTTTCCTAAAAGCAATAATGCCTTACTGAATAGTTCATAGCTGCAATTACAACGATAGGCGATTTCTTTTTCTGCGTTAATTTGCCACTGAAGTCCCTTGAACACAAAACGGGAAAGGATTTCGGGAATTGATAATCCCATATCCATCAAGTCGCTGAGATTGGGAGTTTGTGCTATATTTTCCTTAATCACATCAGCTATTTTTTTATCCGCATAAGGTAGCTGTTGAATAATAAAACCTCCTGCAGAGCGCACTTTTGCTTCTTTATCAATTAAGATTCCCAAATTTACCGCTGTAGGTATTTGTTCTGATTGTTGATAGTAGTAAGCCAGGTCTTCGGCAATTTCTCCGCTGATAAGTTCTATAGTGCTAAAATAAGATCTTGTTCCTTTTTTATCTTTGCTGATAGTTAAAGTTCCTTTTCCGACTGCTTTGCCTACCTTAAAGTTATCTTCTCTGGTTGCATAAAAGAGGCGGGGATTTTTTGTATAGCCACGCAGAAAGCCATTTTGCGTGCAGATTACAATTGCACCTTGAATATCACCTTCGCAATCTATTCTCATTGTAATTTCACTTTCCTCATCTTTCAAGTCCCAGGAAAGCATTGCTGCTGCTGAAATCATTCTTCCTAAAAGCAAAGTGGCAATTGGAGAAAGGTCATGTAAATCGCGAGCGGTTTGCACACAATTAGTACTATTAACGGCAAAAACCCGAAAATTATTGTTATGAACTGTACCGCGTAAAATGTAATCCTTAGTCATCAATCCAATCCTTGTTTATTGTTGTTCCCGGATAATAGTGCTGTAAAATTTCCTCATATTTTGTTCCTTTTCTTGCCATTCGCAAAGCTCCAACCTGACACATTCCAACTCCATGACCTGCACCTCTGCCTTTAATTTTTATATTTGGCTTGGGGATAATTATTACAGTACCATTAGCAATTTGGTAAGGACCTTCAATATAAAAGAACGACGAAAGCAGGTTTCCGAAAACCTGACGGATTTGATATTCGCTATTTAAGCTAATTGTCTCATTTCCGATCAGTTTTACTTTAGTGATGCGTCCGGAAGAGCCGCGCTGAAGAATTTCAATTCTGCTGATGGAACTTAAACCTGCATTTTTTGCCAATTGATTAAGTGAAATGGATTTATGCCAGGAAAGCGCACCGCGTTCCCAGGAACTCATTTCTTCTTCTGCCAAAGGTTTATCTATCCACTCGCGAGCATCTTTTTCTTTGCTTAAATCAAAGGAATTAACTGCATTGAGACAGGTGACACCTTTTAAATAATCAATCGGTTTACCTTTCCAGATAATATCAGCTGCTTCCGTTTTTCCTCCACAGCAACTATGATAGGTTGTTTCAGCAAGATTTCCGTTATAAAACAAAACCTCTGAAGCACATTCATAAACAGCTTGCAGGATTTGTTCATTCAGCAAATATTTTCCTTTATAAACCTGGCAGTGAGTAGAATTGCATAAATCGTAACCATCGGTTTTATGTTTGTTATTCAATAGCAAAGTTAGGGCATGAGTTCTTGCTGCAACTATTTGTGCTTTAAGTGCTTCTGGGGGAGCATTGTCACCAATTTCATTTTGCACTACTCCGGCAAGATAGGTCTCTAAAGGCAATAATTGATTCAAGATAATCTGTTTTTTTACGGTCTTGAGAATAAAATCGCCGCTATAATCATAGCTATCTCGGTTAAAATAGATTTCTTCCTCGGAATGAATTTTCAGGGGTGTTTCCATATAGCAAAGATTTCCCGTAGCATCTTGAATCTGAACAGTGGAATTAAGCAATTGCACTTCTTTGATTTTATCTATAGGAATACCCTGTTTAGAGGCATATTGTTTTGCCTCTTCTTCCGTAGTAAAACTTTCCGGCAGAAAGTGTTGAAGCTCCTTTTTAATTTTCAGGCGGGAATTTTCCCAGGCAAAAAAATCCCTAACTACCGCTTGTTCATCATCCTGGGCTGCATAAACAATCTCTGTAAAGTCCAGAATAGCATAATGGACAAGGGTTTCCGGATTCATAATGTTAATTGTGATAGCGGAATCAAAATTGCGCGATATTAGTCCATCCGTTTCTGCTATAGTTATATTGGCATTTTTCCCTTTGGGAGTAATAGTTAGTTGAGGAGAAGCAGTTAAATTGATTTCCAGGTTGAGTTCACCTTTTATAAATTGGGCTCCAGCAAGCAAGTTAAGACAAAGTAGCAGCAAAATTATCAGGTAGTTACGCTTCATTTCTCTTTATGCTATCAAAAAGAGGTTGTCATTCCTGCGGAAGCAAGCATCCAGATAAAATTGAGTAAAATAAACACATTTTCAAGATGAATACGATATAAATTATTGCACAACTGCACCAGGAATTCCTTCTCCGTCAGGAATTAAAAGCAGTAATTTTCCGTTGGAATCGGCAGCCAGAATCATTCCCTGCGAAGTTATTCCTCTAATTTTTCGCGGTTCAAGATTTACCAGCATTAAAACGGTTTTACCAATTAAATTATTTGGTTCGTAATCAACTGCAATTCCGGCAATCAATTCGCGTTGTTCAATGCCGATATCTACCTTTAATTTTAACAGTTTATCCGTTTGAGGAACTCTTTCTGCGGTTAATACTTTGGCTAAGCGCAAATCCAATTTGGCAAAGTCATCATAACTGATTAACTCTTTCAGCGGAGCTATTTCCGGAGTGTTAAAATCCGATTTGTCACCTTCATTTATTATTGCTTGTGAATGCAGTTTGGCAATCTGTGCTTCAATTTCTTTATCCTCTATTTTCCGGAAAAGGGGTTTAATTTCGTTTAAAACGATATCTCCCAATAAATTATATGCTTCGCTGAACTTGCAATTATCATCCAAATTCATCATCTGCCTTAAATACCGCATAGACCTTGGCATAATTGGACTAAAGGCAACGGATATTTTTGCCAGTAAATTAGAGCAAACATAAAGTGTTTCGTTAGTTGCATCTCTATTTTCTTTCAGCTGTGCCCAGGGCTTGTTTTCGTCAAAATAGCGGTTTCCCAACCGAGCTATATCCATTATCAGACGCGTATTTTTCTTCACTTGATAGTTCAGATAATTTTCCTCAATTTCTTTTAAGAGCTTATCTGCTTCAGCTATTGCCTTATTAGCCGTTTCACTTAAGGCGCAGGCAGTTATTTTACCCTCAAAATTCTTGTTAGCAAAGGCAAAAACCCGGTTGGCAAGGTTGCCCAAGGTATTATTCAGCTCAATATTTATCTTATTTTGAAAATCCTTAAAACTGAAATCGGAATCTTGTCTTTCGGGAGCGTTAACTGCCAAATAATAACGCAGATACTCACTGTCAAAATCCTGAATGAATTCGTCTACCCAAATTGCCCAATTCTTACTGGTAGATATTTTTTTTCCTTCCAAATTCATAAATTCATTTGCCGGAATATCATAAGGCAGGCAATAGATAGTATCCTGTCCCATCAGCATTGAGGGCCAAATAAGCGAATGAAAGATAATATTATCCTTTCCGATAAAATGAATTAAACGGGTTTCAGGATTTAACCAATATTCCTTCCATTTTTCCGGTTGACCTATTTTTTCTGCCCATTCCACAGTAGCTGAAATATATCCTATGGGAGCGTCAAACCAAACATAAAGAACTTTGCCTTTTGCTTCGGGAAGGGGAACAGGAACTCCCCAGGATAAATCCCTGGTAACGGAGCGTTCAACTAAACCCTGGTCAAGCAAACCCAGAATAAAATTCCGCACATTTTCTTTCCAATAGTCCTTTGTGGCAAGCCAGCGTTTAAGTTTTTCGCGAAATCCTTCCAGTTGCAAAAACCAGTGTTTGGTCTCTTTAATTACGGGAGTTGAACCGCATATTTTACATTTCGGCTCAATCAAGGTTGTCGTTTCGTAAATTTGACCGCATTTATCACACTGATCACCTCTTGCATCTTCAAAACCGCAAAGGGGACAAATTCCTTCCACATATCTATCAGGGAGATAGCGTTTATCTTTTTCGCAGTAAAACTGGAGCGTGTTTTTGGGTTTGATATAACCCTTATTATATAATTGCAGAAAGAAGTCAGCAGCAAGTTTATAATGAGGGGGACGGGAAGTTCCGCTGAAATTATCAAATTCAATACCGATACCCTCAAATGCTTTTTTAATACTATTATGATAATAATTTACTACTTCCTGAGGTGTAATTCCTTCTTTATCAGCTGTTATGGATATTGGAGTGCCATGTTCATCCGTTCCACAAATGTAAATAACATCTTCACCCTTCAAACGCAAATAGCGAACAAAAATATCTGCCGGTAAATAAGCCCCGGCTAAATGTCCGATATGCAATTTTCCATTAGCGTAAGGAAGGGCGCTGGTAACTAAATATTTCATACCTGTTCCTCAATATAAATTTTATGCAGGGTTTTTACCGCTGCGGCACAATTTTGGTCTGGCAGTAGAAGTTCTATGCTTTGTTCGTTATTAAAGCTCCGCAGGATGTTAAAATTTTGGCAGTTTTCCATTACAGTTGCCAAAAAAGCAGGGTCGTGACCTAAACCCAATCCGATAAGATTTACAAAAGCCAAATCGCCTTTTTTGCTGATTGGCTTTGTATTTCTTTCCTGCAGAAAATAGTCCACTTCCGTTTCATATTTGCTTTCTACAAAAAGTTCCAGAAGACCTTCATTGACAAAGCTTTTATAAATTTCATAATACCAGTCGCTAAGAGTTTTCAGCACTTTTACATTAAGCGGGAAAGTATATCTCAGTAATGCATTTTTATGAGCAATAGCAGTCACCTTGCGTTCTTCCATATTATTTTCCTCATTGTTTTCTGTCATTTTATTGGTTATCAGCGAACCGGGTGCAAAAGTGAAAGATGATTTTACTTCCACTTCCACACCGTATTTAAGAGCGTATTCCACAGCTCGGGGATGTAAGACCTTAGAGCCATTATAACAAAGAGTTAACATCAGCTCCGGGCTGATTTGTCTCAATAATTTCGGCTTTTCCACAAGCTTGGGATCAGCAGTAAAAACTCCGTCCACATCTGTATAAATTTCGCATTTATTTGCCTTTAAATAACAAGCTAAAGCAACTGCAGAAGTATCAGAACCGCCACGTCCCAAAGTAGTTATTTCTTTACTGGTGCTAACACCTTGAAAACCCGCTACAATAACTACTTTTCCCTTTTCCAGTTCTTCTTGTATGCGAAAGGCATTTACTTTCAAAATCCGGGCATTACCATGCTTTTCATCGGTTATTATTCCGCTTTGAGAACCGGTAAATGAAATAGAGGGAATTCCTTCTTCCATTAAAGCTAACGACAATAAACTCATACTGATCCGTTCACCAGCCGTCAATAACATATCCAATTCCCGACGCGATGGATGCTTGGAAATCCCGTAAGCTAAAGAAAATAGTTCATCCGTTGTTTTAGCCATCGCCGAAACAACTAAAACAAGACCTTCTCCTTTGTGGTATTCACTGGTTAATCTATGAGCTATGTTACGGATTAAATCAATGTTACCAACTGAAGTTCCGCCGAATTTTTTCACTATTATTGCCATATCTTTCTTTATTTCAAGATTTGTAGTTGCTGTCAAGGAAAAAAATCTTGCTTTCTTAATAGCATTGCTTTAGCATTACGGACTCATTGCTAATGCCATTAGTAATGGGTAAGCAATGGGTAAGCAATGCTATTAAGGAAGAAAATGGAATTATATTTATTTAGTAGGAGTTAGGAGAATTCCTGCTTTCTGTTTTAACTCACAATTTTTTATTTGGGAAACCATCTATAGCGCGGTTGGAAGTGAAAAAGCAAGAGGACTGTTTATAATTGGGAAAGCAGGTGAAAATTGTAAGTCAAAACTTTCTCGCAGGTGAAAATTGTGAGTCAAAACTTTCCCGCAGGTGAAAATTGTGAGTCAAAACTTTCTAAATCATAAATTTTCCAAGTTTTCCCTGGTATCCCTATTAAATTCACTCTTCATTTCAAGAGGAGCATTTTTTTTATGCAGGAATAATTTTTACTTTCCAGCCGGTAGAAATACATTCCGGAAGCCACATTGCGGTTGTTGTTATCTTTTCCGTTCCAGACAATTTGATGCATTCCCGAAGGTAAAACTTCGTCTATCAGCTTTTTCACCAGTTGTCCTTTAATGTTATATACATAAAGTTTAGCCGGAGCCGTTTCCTGCAAAGTAAATCTGATAGTTGTTTCCGGATTGAAAGGATTAGGATAATTATTTAACAATTGAGTTATAAGAGCAGGATTCACATTATCTTCAATATCTGTAAGATAATTGTAGTGCAAAATCTCTGAAGGCATACTGCTGCCCTCCGAATAAACGCAAACCACATAAAAATAATAATCCGTGCCTAATTCTCTTAATGTTTCCGTATAAACAGACATATCGGTAATTCCTGTCAATGCAAAAGCTCCGGCATTAATTCTACGATAAATTTCATAGTGTATTAAAGGAAATTCCGGTTCAGAAGGAGGATTCCAGGTAAGGGTTAAAACGCTATCGGCTACCATATAGCTAATTCCCGAAACGGGAGCAAAATAACCCAGATAAAAGTCCTGCTGAACTAAAGGGTTAGCCAGAGAAATTGTGATCACAGTAGAAGTAGAATTTTTATAGCCATCTGCAGAAGCCCAAATTGAATGCGAGCCAATAGGGAGATAAATTGCGTAGTTTCCTTCATTATCAGGATGGCTAATCCAGGAAGCGGAATTTTGCACATTAACTATGCTGAAATCAATAGCAGAATTACTGCTGGTTACCGTTCCGAAAACCTTTCCCGCAAATTCAACAAAACCTGTAGTGCGAACATCATCTATAAACCATCCATCTCCTGTAATACCACTATCACTCGCAAAAGTAAAACGGAATTGAACACTCTGATTGGCATAAATTGAAAGATTGAAACGGGCAAAAACCCAGCCACCACTGTTTCCACTATAACCTGGCCCGTTTAACACACTCAAATTTGCGTTTGGATAACCACCTACCGGAGTAAGCAAAGTCCAGGTTGTTCCCCCGTTTGTAGAAATTTTAACATTGCCCCCATCATAATTTGCTTCTGAATTATAATAATGCCAGAATTCCAGCATAAAATTGCTGCCGATATAAACACTCGGTGTAGTAAGCTGGTAATTAGCATTATTAGGATAAGGACTATTCAATCGTGTTCCCCAGACCTTAGTTCCGGAATGAGCTCCGACAACAGTTGATTGACCCCATTCCCAACCGTTGGATGAAGGATTGGGAACAAAATTTCCGTTATTATTTTCAAAATCGGCATTCATACCTGTAGTGCCTACACTTAAAACCAATTGCTCACTATGAACACTTGTAAAATCAGCCAAATATGTAAGATAGAAAGTAAGATTATTCCCAACTAGCACATTCGGAGAAATAGTTATATTATATATTGCCTGACTTATTCCGCCTGCAGGTAAGGAAGAAATAATGCAGGAATTGTTATGAACAGTAACATATTCCGAAAGGCAAGTGATTGTGCCACTAATATTAGTAGCGGAAACAGGAGTGGTATTGGCAAAGTTGATAATCAAATCAAGTGTTTCACCCGGATCAATAAGTCCGTTTCCATTTCCTGTAATGCAATCATTCATATACATTCCACTATATTGTATATCAGGTTTATGAACAGTAATATAAATAGGAAAATCCCAGCTGTTATCTGAAATGCTGAGATGCAAATTGATGGGGATTTCAGCTGCATCGGGACAATTGGCATCAATTTGAAGAGTAATTGGGGTATTATTTATCGCTGTTGCATCTCCTAAAATATTACTGTAATTGCTGATAGCATTGAGCAGAACAGCATATTCGCTTGCACAAAAAGCACTTAATTGAACTTGTGTAGCTGTGCCTAATCCTATATTCATTAGTTCAATACCCAGTTCAATTGTTTCTCCCGGTTCGGCTATCCGATTAAAGTTGGAATCATTTATAATTACTTCATTCAGTACCAGAAAAGGTGATTCGTATAAAACAGGAGCCGTAGTAATCAACAGAGCTGAAAAATTTGTTATGGGAGCTGCTGCACTGGGATATTGATTGTTAAAAGTATATTCCAGCCCTATAGTATTCGTATGATCTTTAATTCCGATAGTGCAGAAATTGCCATGCGAAGGACTGTATCCTCCCTGCCCGATATCCACATTATTGAAATCCTGATATTGAAATTTAACCATTCCCTGCCCCATTGAAGTAGGATAGAAAACGGGATCATAAAAAATAACTTCAAAGGTCTCCAGAGAAGAACGATTGTATCCATTACGCATTTTGTAATATTCAATTATAAAGTAATGATTTTGGCTATCGTAATATTTATATATTCCAGCATCACTAATTAAACACAGATCATCCCAAAAAGGAGCCAACATTGGAGAAGGACCATAACCGCCAGGAAGATGATAGTTCCGAAATTCGCCATTTTCAGTAAACCCCATTACTATAAAACCATTCACGCAAACTGTAATTTGATTGTAGTCAATGCCATAAAAAGGAAAAGTGAAAGGCAAAGCTATTTGCTGTAAAGTGACTGCCCCGGTTTGATCTCCTTCGTCAGTTGAAGAACCGGGATCGGAAAAAGCGGTTATTTTTGTTCCCGCTCCTCCCAAGGAAGGATTGATTTCTATCCATTCATAAACGGGACAATCAGGATAAGTGGTATCGGTTATATCATAAATAAAATAGCCGAAAGCATCGGGTCCTAAAGGTGTGTGAGAATTAACACTGCCTATTTGAATGTTAAACTCGGTATATTGATCAAAGCCCCATTCGTTATATAGGTGTAAACGCAACGGCATTTGCATTCCAGGAATCAATAAAGGTCGGGCAAAGACCTCAAAACCTTCTACAGTAATTCCCAAACTGTTTCCCAAGATGGAACCCACATAAGAAGTAGAATCCGTAACCGTTATCAGATCGTTCAAAGAAGATAATTCGGCATAAACATCAAAGACAGGAGCAATGGAATTATTTTTAATGGTTAAGGAAAGAAAACCATTTTCACCCGGATCAAGAATATTATTTCCTCCTGCAGATATTGAAGAGTTGTGAACAAGCAACAAAGCATTATAGATAACAGTATGAAATACAAAGGAATATACATTTTGATCAGCAGTTGTTAATTGCAATGTAAAACGCACATTATGCTGAGCAGGTAAATTGTTTACTATGCTGAAAGTAAATACAGAATTAGACCAAAGCGTGGCATTACTGCCAATAGCGTCAAAACTGCTTTCAGAATTTAAAATAGTAATATAAGGATCATCGGCAGAAAGAATGGCTGTTGTTGCTGGAACTGTTGCTGAAGTTGTATTTTTAATTTCCAAGCTTAGAGCTATGGTTTCTCCTGCAGTAGCAAAACTATCGCCATTACCGTAACTGCCATTAGTGCCGTTATCAATAACTATTTTGTTTAAATAAACAAGAGAACCTGTAGGGTCAATTGTTACAACTTTTTGGAAGGGTTTATAATTATGTTTGGAAACGGTAACCGTCAGCTCATTTAGCACCCCGCCTGAAATATTGATAGTTGCCTTACCTTCACTGTCGGTATAATCTCTGCCAACTATAATATTCTGGGCAGGACTATAAAGTGTTACACAGGCATCTTTTACTCCCGTCCCAGAGGAATTTGTAACTTCCACATCCAAAAGATTACTGCCTAAAGGTAAAATATCTGCACAAGTGAGGTTAAAAATATCAGGAATTTGAGTAAAAACCTCTACCGTAGGGTCTCCCATTAAATTACACCAGTGGGCAAAATAATTCGCCTGTTGATCAAAAGTAGAACCATAAACCTGCTTAATATATAATTTGGCATTTAACAATGCTTCTCCCATACTGCGCATTCCATAAGTAAAAATCCCGTCATAAATTCCGGCATTCAAACAATTGTTAAAAGTAGTATGAGTTCCACTGGTAGCCATTCCAATTGCTGTAATTGCTCCAGCAGGAGCTGCAGAAGTTCCTAAACGAATTAAATCCTCAGTGGTAGCATTACTATTTTCAAAATTACCGGTGCTACAGGTAAGAATTGTAGAATGAGGCAGCTTATTTCCATTGATCAAACTGGCGGATGGACTCCAACCACTCAGTCCTAACCAACCGCGATAATTGAAAAAGGCAACTCCCTGATTAAAACCATTGTTAATATAGGCAGGAAATCCGCTGGAATAATTCTCCAGAAAAGTATAATCGGGATTTGTTCTTTTTGCCAATTCCTTGATGAATTTATTTACATAGATGGTAGAAATTCCACTGTTACCAGGGTCTCCAATCAGCAACATTTTATTTACCCAGGCACCTGCATTTCCGGATACATTGATATTCTTTTCCACAGCATAAATTTTAGTAAAAAGCACATCCAATTGACTGATATTTTCTGCTGAAATTCTACCGATAAAAGCGTCTCCCAAATAATCGTTACCCGCTAAAAAAGTATAAGGATAATCCCCTTCACCTCCATAAGTGGACATTTGTTCAGTATATGTAGGAATGGTATAACTTCCGTTAGTATCACCTAAAAGGATAATAAAATCGGGACGCGTAGAAGGATTATCATATTGCGTTTGGATATAGTTCTTAATTGCCTGAGTAGAAGCTCCTCCGGTTTCAGCTGTGCTTACAAAATTTACATCATAACCCTTTTGCCTTTTCCAGGCAACAAATTCATTCAGTTTGGCAGTAAAAATAGGATCGGTATTGTTGCCATAAATCAGAAGAATTCTGGCAGGTTCAGGCGCTAAATTGGCATTCCGGTAATAATCAAAATTGGCAATCATAGATTCATAAAGATTGGTGAAGGCATAAGAATAGCCGTTGTATTCATCCATTTCATTGATTCCCGGTCTGTCCTTAATCTCTATTTCAACTTCCATCTGTTTTTGGATTTTCAGTTCTTGCGTTTCTGCTACATAATGAACCGGATTAAGAGTAATCTGCACAACCCTGAAATCACGGATAATTTGGGGTTGACTATAGCTGTAACTATTTGCAGGATATAAGGAAGCACTACGATAAGCTATTTTGTTATATTCGCTTGCAATTTCCTGTTCTTTTGTGGCAAAAACCGGTTTAGGAATAAACCCCTTTTGGGTAATAATCTCTCCTCCGGTCACTTTTATTTCTATATCTCCTTTTGGAGGAATAGCAATCCAAGCAGAAAAAACGGGCAATTCAGGAAACCCTGTTTCCGCTGTTGTTTCTGCACCTTGCATACTCAGAATTTTAAAGTTGCTGTTATCAATATCTTCAATATGCAGTTCGGGAACCTGTAATTGCAGTTTTATCTTTCCTGCATTCTGAGAAACCACGGAAAGGGGTTTTTCTATCGGAATAATTGTTTCTGCAAATAAAGCACTGAACAAACACATCAGGATTAGAATGGCGATTTTAGTTGTTTTCATCTTCCGTAAACCTTTATTTGGTATAAATTAAAAAGAACCTGAAGTTAAATTACTCTAACTTCAGGTTCTTTCCTATTGTAAAATTGTCTCATAAATTACTTTATCTCGTAGATAAGAATGCCCTGATCGCGAGCTCCTACTACTAATTTATTATCCATAAATTTCACAGTATTGGTGTAACCGCAGGAAGTTAAATGCTGTAACAATTGCGGTTTTGAAGGAATACTAACATCAAAAAGATAAATACCTCCTCCTCCGGAAGAAAGAGCAAGTTTATTTCCCGAAACAGCTAAGGAAGTAGCATAACCACTTGTATCAAATGTTGACAGCAACACTGGTGAAGCAGGATTGCTTACATCAACAATATGTAAACCGCTTTGGCGTCCTGCTACATAAGCAATATTGTTATTAACTTCCACTTTTTGAGCTTCTCCGCTTAAATGAATATTGCCAATCAGATGACGGTCATTACGATTATAAATATATAAACCAAGCTGTTCTGCGGCTATGAAAATGTAATTATCGGTCAATTTAAAACCAGCAGCTGCTCCAGGAGAAATGGTAAACACATTACTGTTGAAAATTGTGCCATCATAATAATCATATTTGAAACTTCCTGCTGCACAATAGGCACAAACCATTTTATAAGTTCCCTGGGGAAAAGGAACAGGAGTTATGGCAAAACCATCCAAATCCTTTACATTGCTTGTTCCACCTATAAAATCAAGAATGTAAATAAGGGAATCGGGATCGCTGGTATTAATTACTCTAATAGCATCAGTTGCCTCGGTATCCACTAAAAACATAAAATTATGTTCCGGTACTACCGCTACCTTTTTAATTCTGCCTAAAACTTTCTGGCTACCATCTTCTGCCCAAAATTCAGTAATCCACTGTATATGATAATCCGCTCTACTGATTCGGGACATTCCACCCTGGTCATGTGCCACATATATATAATTATCATCAATCTTAATATCCAAAGGATTGCCTACAATCGGTAAAACATTTCTCAAAGTAAGCCAATCCTCTTCCTGATATTCAGTATTGCGTTTTGCGCATGAACTTAGCAATATCAGCACGATGATTGCTAATGTTATTATATAACTTTTAGGCATTCAATTCCTCCACTACCTTTTTTCATCTTTCCTATAGAATAATGCAAAAAACATTCCGAAATAAAATATGCTTTACATTGTGATAGGACATATAAAGAGAAATGTCATGTTTGTAACTTTTTTATAGATTGCCAATGAATAAAAGCCCATCGCTATCATTGTATCGTCCTTCGGACTTTTGTGGTAGTATGTTCATAGTGTTGTTCAGATTAAAAAGGTATTTTTGGGTATTTGGCATATATTATATCAATTTGAATGTTAAGCCATTTTTCATTCCTGCGCAAGCAGAAATCAATAAAAACAGAAAGAGCTCTCTACTTCTTTTCAAGAGAGCTCTTTTTTAGGATTAGGGTTGGAGATTTCTATGCCAACATTTTTGCTATATCGCTGTCCGCATCGGTAATTTGTTGCAAACCAAAGGTATCAGAAATAACTTTTGCCACATTGGGAGAAAGAAATCCGGGCAAAGTTGGACCTAAAATAATATTCTTAAATCCCAAAGAAAGTAAAGCCAGAAGAACAGCAACGGCTTTTTGTTCATACCAGGCAAGATCAAAAGAAAGAGGAAGTTTATTTACATCATCCAAACCAAATGCCTCTTTCAGTTTCAAAGCAATAACTGCCAGCGAATAGGAATCATTGCATTGTCCGGCATCCAAAATCCTTGGGATTCCATTAATATCACCTAAAGGAAGTTTTATATA
Protein-coding regions in this window:
- a CDS encoding C25 family cysteine peptidase; this translates as MKTTKIAILILMCLFSALFAETIIPIEKPLSVVSQNAGKIKLQLQVPELHIEDIDNSNFKILSMQGAETTAETGFPELPVFSAWIAIPPKGDIEIKVTGGEIITQKGFIPKPVFATKEQEIASEYNKIAYRSASLYPANSYSYSQPQIIRDFRVVQITLNPVHYVAETQELKIQKQMEVEIEIKDRPGINEMDEYNGYSYAFTNLYESMIANFDYYRNANLAPEPARILLIYGNNTDPIFTAKLNEFVAWKRQKGYDVNFVSTAETGGASTQAIKNYIQTQYDNPSTRPDFIILLGDTNGSYTIPTYTEQMSTYGGEGDYPYTFLAGNDYLGDAFIGRISAENISQLDVLFTKIYAVEKNINVSGNAGAWVNKMLLIGDPGNSGISTIYVNKFIKELAKRTNPDYTFLENYSSGFPAYINNGFNQGVAFFNYRGWLGLSGWSPSASLINGNKLPHSTILTCSTGNFENSNATTEDLIRLGTSAAPAGAITAIGMATSGTHTTFNNCLNAGIYDGIFTYGMRSMGEALLNAKLYIKQVYGSTFDQQANYFAHWCNLMGDPTVEVFTQIPDIFNLTCADILPLGSNLLDVEVTNSSGTGVKDACVTLYSPAQNIIVGRDYTDSEGKATINISGGVLNELTVTVSKHNYKPFQKVVTIDPTGSLVYLNKIVIDNGTNGSYGNGDSFATAGETIALSLEIKNTTSATVPATTAILSADDPYITILNSESSFDAIGSNATLWSNSVFTFSIVNNLPAQHNVRFTLQLTTADQNVYSFVFHTVIYNALLLVHNSSISAGGNNILDPGENGFLSLTIKNNSIAPVFDVYAELSSLNDLITVTDSTSYVGSILGNSLGITVEGFEVFARPLLIPGMQMPLRLHLYNEWGFDQYTEFNIQIGSVNSHTPLGPDAFGYFIYDITDTTYPDCPVYEWIEINPSLGGAGTKITAFSDPGSSTDEGDQTGAVTLQQIALPFTFPFYGIDYNQITVCVNGFIVMGFTENGEFRNYHLPGGYGPSPMLAPFWDDLCLISDAGIYKYYDSQNHYFIIEYYKMRNGYNRSSLETFEVIFYDPVFYPTSMGQGMVKFQYQDFNNVDIGQGGYSPSHGNFCTIGIKDHTNTIGLEYTFNNQYPSAAAPITNFSALLITTAPVLYESPFLVLNEVIINDSNFNRIAEPGETIELGIELMNIGLGTATQVQLSAFCASEYAVLLNAISNYSNILGDATAINNTPITLQIDANCPDAAEIPINLHLSISDNSWDFPIYITVHKPDIQYSGMYMNDCITGNGNGLIDPGETLDLIINFANTTPVSATNISGTITCLSEYVTVHNNSCIISSLPAGGISQAIYNITISPNVLVGNNLTFYLTYLADFTSVHSEQLVLSVGTTGMNADFENNNGNFVPNPSSNGWEWGQSTVVGAHSGTKVWGTRLNSPYPNNANYQLTTPSVYIGSNFMLEFWHYYNSEANYDGGNVKISTNGGTTWTLLTPVGGYPNANLSVLNGPGYSGNSGGWVFARFNLSIYANQSVQFRFTFASDSGITGDGWFIDDVRTTGFVEFAGKVFGTVTSSNSAIDFSIVNVQNSASWISHPDNEGNYAIYLPIGSHSIWASADGYKNSTSTVITISLANPLVQQDFYLGYFAPVSGISYMVADSVLTLTWNPPSEPEFPLIHYEIYRRINAGAFALTGITDMSVYTETLRELGTDYYFYVVCVYSEGSSMPSEILHYNYLTDIEDNVNPALITQLLNNYPNPFNPETTIRFTLQETAPAKLYVYNIKGQLVKKLIDEVLPSGMHQIVWNGKDNNNRNVASGMYFYRLESKNYSCIKKMLLLK
- a CDS encoding LVIVD repeat-containing protein, which gives rise to MPKSYIITLAIIVLILLSSCAKRNTEYQEEDWLTLRNVLPIVGNPLDIKIDDNYIYVAHDQGGMSRISRADYHIQWITEFWAEDGSQKVLGRIKKVAVVPEHNFMFLVDTEATDAIRVINTSDPDSLIYILDFIGGTSNVKDLDGFAITPVPFPQGTYKMVCAYCAAGSFKYDYYDGTIFNSNVFTISPGAAAGFKLTDNYIFIAAEQLGLYIYNRNDRHLIGNIHLSGEAQKVEVNNNIAYVAGRQSGLHIVDVSNPASPVLLSTFDTSGYATSLAVSGNKLALSSGGGGIYLFDVSIPSKPQLLQHLTSCGYTNTVKFMDNKLVVGARDQGILIYEIK